A genomic segment from Comamonas terrigena NBRC 13299 encodes:
- the gmk gene encoding guanylate kinase — translation METPGNLFVVAAPSGAGKSSLVKALRSFDARVYPSVSHTTRAPRGQEKHGREYYFASDAEFDSMVGNDAFVEWANVHGKRYGTSKKGIQDRLAKGEDVLLEIDYQGALQVRTAFPQAILIFILPPSWEELRSRLENRGEDAPEVIELRMKNAEEEMAQVGKFDFVIINELFESALFDLKAIIHSQRLKYASQLRLRSDVFESLNLS, via the coding sequence ATGGAAACTCCCGGAAACCTCTTCGTCGTCGCAGCGCCCAGTGGCGCCGGCAAATCCAGCCTCGTCAAGGCCCTGCGCTCCTTCGATGCGCGGGTCTATCCCTCGGTGTCGCACACCACCCGCGCGCCCCGCGGCCAGGAAAAACACGGTCGCGAGTACTACTTCGCCTCCGATGCCGAATTCGACTCCATGGTCGGCAATGACGCCTTCGTCGAATGGGCCAATGTCCACGGCAAGCGCTACGGCACGTCCAAGAAAGGCATCCAGGACCGCCTGGCCAAGGGCGAGGACGTGCTGCTGGAGATCGACTACCAGGGTGCACTGCAGGTGCGTACCGCCTTTCCGCAGGCGATACTGATCTTCATCCTGCCGCCCAGCTGGGAAGAGCTGCGTTCGCGCCTGGAAAACCGGGGCGAGGACGCCCCCGAAGTCATCGAGCTGCGCATGAAGAATGCCGAAGAGGAGATGGCCCAGGTCGGAAAGTTCGACTTCGTTATAATCAACGAATTGTTCGAGAGTGCGCTTTTTGACCTGAAAGCGATCATCCACTCACAGCGCCTCAAATACGCCTCCCAGCTTCGCCTGCGGTCCGACGTCTTCGAGTCGCTCAATCTTTCCTGA
- the rpoZ gene encoding DNA-directed RNA polymerase subunit omega — MARITVEDCLEQIPNRFQLVLAATYRARMLSQGHTPKVECQNKPGVTALREIAEGKVGLEMLKKVPG, encoded by the coding sequence ATGGCACGCATCACCGTTGAAGACTGCCTGGAGCAGATCCCCAACCGCTTCCAGCTCGTGCTGGCCGCGACCTACCGCGCCCGCATGCTCAGCCAAGGCCACACCCCCAAGGTGGAGTGCCAGAACAAGCCCGGCGTGACCGCTCTGCGCGAAATCGCAGAAGGCAAGGTCGGCCTCGAGATGCTGAAGAAAGTGCCGGGTTGA
- a CDS encoding RelA/SpoT family protein, producing MNAALPTSDATDPAIARSALPDGGKRTAAEVSAAHFDQLLSQLQYLDPASIAQVTEAWRYADMAHTGQWRSSGDPYITHPIAVTGICANWKLDAPALMAALLHDSMEDCGITKDDLTERFGEAVAELVDGLTKLDKLQFNTREENQAESFRKMLLAMARDVRVILIKLADRTHNMRTMGDMPRSKWGRISSETLEIYAPIAHRLGLNQTYRELQDLAFRHLHPWRYDTLDKAIAKSRARRRDLVQRVQGEIDSAFARMGIHARLMGRESTLYSLYQKMIRHNLTFAQVTDIYGFRIVVPTVIDCYTALGVLHQLYKPVPSKFKDHIAIAKNNGYQSLHTTLVGPSGVSVEFQIRTEQMHIVAEAGVAAHWLYKAQAGEDAHLNTKWLQSLLDIQNENSDATEFWDHVKVDLFPDSIYVFTPKSKILAMPRGATVVDFAYAIHSNIGNHVTAALVNGEYVALRTELKSGDVVEVITSDDATPNPAWLGFVKTGRARSKIRHHLKNTAQSESVELGEKLLNQSLRQAGIATTPDGSEANQALWDEVLRKTGSRSRAELMADIGMGRRISSLVASHILAQLSNHGQRPDALLLTQSRFTAKEDKLSQGTVVLDSPSTASIRYAPCCRPVPGDPIVGYLGHGDGLVVHHAGCANAKRLQAKDAERFIAVEWGEESQQHLFESGIVVTIKNSKGVLARVAGELSALNVDIRHVDMDDEAAMETTDLRFIISVHNLDQLDSALRNLRRIPTVVRAVRIFPQD from the coding sequence ATGAACGCGGCCCTACCTACGTCTGATGCTACTGATCCTGCCATTGCCCGCTCCGCACTCCCGGACGGCGGCAAGCGCACTGCTGCGGAGGTCTCGGCTGCCCATTTCGACCAGTTGCTGAGCCAACTGCAGTACCTGGACCCGGCCAGCATTGCCCAGGTCACCGAAGCGTGGCGTTATGCCGACATGGCCCACACCGGCCAGTGGCGCAGCAGCGGCGACCCCTACATCACCCACCCGATTGCCGTCACCGGCATCTGCGCCAACTGGAAGCTCGATGCGCCCGCCCTGATGGCTGCGCTGCTGCACGACTCCATGGAAGACTGCGGCATCACCAAGGACGACCTCACCGAGCGCTTTGGCGAAGCCGTGGCGGAACTGGTCGATGGCCTGACCAAGCTGGACAAGCTGCAGTTCAACACCCGCGAAGAGAACCAGGCCGAGTCCTTCCGCAAGATGCTGCTGGCCATGGCGCGCGATGTGCGCGTGATCCTGATCAAGCTGGCCGACCGCACCCACAACATGCGCACCATGGGCGACATGCCGCGCAGCAAGTGGGGCCGCATCTCGTCGGAGACGCTGGAAATCTACGCTCCCATCGCCCACCGGCTGGGACTGAACCAGACCTACCGCGAGCTGCAGGACCTGGCCTTCCGCCACCTGCATCCCTGGCGCTATGACACGCTGGACAAGGCCATTGCCAAGTCCCGCGCCCGCCGCCGCGATCTGGTCCAGCGGGTGCAGGGGGAAATCGACAGCGCCTTTGCCCGCATGGGCATCCACGCCCGGTTGATGGGGCGTGAAAGCACGCTGTACTCGCTCTACCAGAAGATGATCCGCCACAACCTGACGTTTGCGCAGGTCACGGACATCTATGGTTTTCGCATCGTCGTACCCACGGTCATCGACTGCTACACCGCGCTGGGCGTACTGCACCAGCTCTACAAGCCGGTGCCCAGCAAGTTCAAGGACCATATCGCGATTGCCAAGAACAATGGCTACCAGTCGCTGCACACCACGCTGGTCGGCCCCTCGGGCGTGAGCGTGGAATTCCAGATCCGCACCGAGCAGATGCACATCGTGGCCGAAGCCGGTGTGGCCGCGCACTGGCTGTACAAGGCCCAGGCCGGCGAGGATGCCCACCTGAACACCAAGTGGCTGCAGTCGCTGCTGGACATCCAGAACGAGAACAGCGATGCCACCGAGTTCTGGGACCACGTCAAGGTGGACCTGTTCCCGGACTCCATCTATGTGTTCACGCCGAAGAGCAAGATCCTGGCCATGCCGCGCGGCGCCACCGTGGTCGACTTTGCCTATGCCATCCACAGCAACATCGGCAACCATGTGACGGCCGCCCTGGTCAACGGCGAGTACGTGGCACTGCGCACCGAACTCAAGAGCGGCGATGTGGTGGAAGTCATCACCTCGGACGACGCCACGCCCAACCCGGCCTGGCTGGGCTTTGTCAAGACCGGGCGCGCCCGCTCCAAGATCCGCCACCACCTGAAGAACACCGCCCAGTCCGAATCGGTGGAACTGGGCGAAAAACTGCTGAACCAGTCGCTGCGCCAGGCCGGCATTGCCACCACACCCGATGGCTCCGAAGCCAACCAGGCGCTGTGGGACGAGGTGCTGCGCAAGACCGGCAGCCGCAGCCGGGCGGAGCTGATGGCCGACATCGGCATGGGCCGGCGCATCTCCAGTCTGGTGGCCTCGCACATCCTGGCCCAGCTCTCCAACCATGGCCAGCGCCCCGATGCGCTGCTGCTGACCCAGTCGCGCTTCACCGCCAAGGAGGACAAGCTCAGCCAGGGTACGGTGGTGCTGGACAGCCCCAGCACTGCGTCCATACGCTATGCGCCCTGCTGCCGTCCGGTGCCCGGCGACCCCATCGTGGGCTATCTGGGCCATGGCGACGGCCTGGTGGTGCACCATGCCGGCTGCGCCAATGCCAAGCGCCTGCAGGCCAAGGATGCCGAACGCTTCATCGCCGTGGAATGGGGTGAGGAAAGCCAGCAGCATCTGTTCGAGAGCGGCATTGTCGTCACCATCAAGAACAGCAAGGGAGTGCTGGCCCGGGTGGCGGGCGAGCTGTCGGCGCTGAATGTGGACATCCGCCATGTGGACATGGACGACGAAGCGGCCATGGAAACCACCGACCTGCGCTTCATCATCTCGGTCCACAACCTGGACCAGCTGGACAGCGCGTTGCGCAATCTGCGCCGCATCCCCACCGTGGTGCGCGCCGTGCGCATCTTCCCGCAGGACTAA
- a CDS encoding phospholipase D family protein, whose amino-acid sequence MTVRTALPAPGLPLLSWHRWTCALLLCLGSLWLAGCAQLPQQVQRPPSSALAQPEATPLGQLLARQRQQAGTPYHSAFVLLGGAEAAYTSRLALVQAAQKTLDIQYYAIHADASTARLLEEVARAAARGVRVRMLLDDFHSAGKDAQVMRMAFVPGVEMRMFNPVMGARSSPPLRALSTLTDFSRAQQRMHNKLFLADNMVGIAGGRNLGDAYFDGLDSDNFIDLDIMAGGAVVRLLSRSFDTYWNDPRAYPVESLLSLSELDAMLSPAQHARLQHRASPPSPADEAQAFTQQQLLLLPPMDLATMAWIWAPGVVLADRPTKVALPDESAPPPDEDSTAPPEDEDDSSLLAGLPSAASGTRPALPRAPTANQKALGRVLAPVDAQDSVVDGLLALVDRARSQLLIVSPYFVPGADMKAAFRRAVQRGVRVRILTNSLASNDAPLAHAGYARHRQELLDMGVQLYELRSVQPGSRSTLRSSAGQISGSSGQSRAMLHTKLMVMDGQLTVVGSMNLDMRSQLQNTEIALLVASRKLSAEAARNIEESLDESAWHVTLEDGKRLLWRAPSGSDWGDQTSEPDASLPLRMLIRLIGPLAPDHLL is encoded by the coding sequence ATGACCGTTCGGACCGCTCTGCCCGCCCCTGGCCTGCCCCTCCTGTCCTGGCACCGCTGGACCTGTGCCCTGCTGCTGTGCCTGGGCAGTCTGTGGCTCGCAGGTTGCGCCCAGCTGCCCCAGCAGGTGCAGCGCCCCCCCTCCAGCGCGCTGGCACAGCCGGAAGCCACCCCCCTGGGCCAGCTGCTGGCCCGGCAGCGCCAGCAGGCCGGCACGCCCTACCATTCGGCCTTTGTGCTGCTGGGCGGTGCCGAAGCGGCCTACACCAGCCGCCTGGCCCTGGTGCAGGCTGCCCAGAAGACGCTGGACATCCAGTACTACGCCATCCATGCCGATGCCAGCACCGCCCGGCTGCTGGAGGAAGTGGCCCGTGCCGCCGCCCGCGGTGTGCGGGTACGCATGCTGCTGGACGACTTCCACAGCGCCGGCAAGGACGCCCAGGTCATGCGCATGGCCTTTGTCCCCGGCGTGGAAATGCGCATGTTCAACCCGGTAATGGGCGCGCGCAGCTCGCCGCCGCTGCGCGCCCTGAGCACGCTGACCGATTTCAGCCGCGCCCAGCAGCGCATGCACAACAAGCTGTTCCTGGCGGACAACATGGTGGGCATTGCCGGCGGGCGCAACCTGGGTGATGCCTACTTTGACGGATTGGACAGCGACAATTTCATCGACCTGGACATCATGGCAGGCGGCGCCGTGGTGCGCCTGCTCTCGCGCAGCTTTGACACCTACTGGAACGACCCCCGTGCCTACCCGGTGGAATCGCTGCTGAGCCTGAGCGAACTGGATGCCATGCTCAGCCCCGCGCAGCACGCCAGGCTGCAGCACCGCGCCAGCCCGCCCAGCCCGGCCGATGAAGCCCAGGCCTTCACCCAGCAGCAGCTCCTACTGCTGCCGCCCATGGACCTGGCCACCATGGCCTGGATCTGGGCACCCGGCGTGGTGCTGGCCGACCGCCCCACCAAAGTGGCCCTGCCCGATGAAAGCGCGCCGCCCCCGGACGAAGACAGCACCGCGCCGCCGGAGGACGAGGACGACAGCTCCCTGCTGGCCGGCCTGCCTTCGGCCGCCAGCGGCACACGCCCCGCCCTCCCCCGTGCACCCACCGCCAACCAGAAGGCCCTGGGCCGGGTGCTGGCCCCGGTCGATGCCCAGGACAGCGTGGTCGACGGTCTGCTGGCCCTGGTGGACAGAGCCCGCAGCCAGTTGCTGATCGTCTCGCCCTATTTCGTGCCCGGTGCGGACATGAAGGCCGCTTTCCGCCGTGCCGTGCAGCGCGGCGTGCGGGTGCGCATCCTGACCAATTCGCTGGCCTCCAACGATGCCCCGTTGGCCCATGCCGGCTATGCCCGCCACCGCCAGGAATTGCTGGACATGGGCGTGCAGCTGTATGAGCTGCGCAGCGTCCAGCCCGGCAGCCGCAGCACGCTGCGCAGCTCGGCCGGGCAGATCAGCGGCTCCAGCGGCCAGTCGCGCGCCATGCTCCACACCAAGCTGATGGTGATGGACGGGCAATTGACCGTGGTGGGATCGATGAACCTGGACATGCGTTCCCAGCTGCAGAACACCGAAATCGCATTGCTGGTGGCCTCGCGCAAGCTGTCGGCCGAGGCCGCGCGCAACATCGAAGAAAGCCTGGACGAATCGGCCTGGCATGTCACCCTGGAGGACGGCAAGCGCCTGCTGTGGCGTGCACCCAGCGGCAGCGACTGGGGCGACCAGACCAGCGAGCCCGATGCCAGTCTGCCGCTGCGCATGCTGATCCGCCTGATTGGCCCGCTGGCCCCGGACCACCTGCTGTAA
- a CDS encoding tRNA dihydrouridine synthase, with amino-acid sequence MKLLLAPMEGLLDFVLRDVLTQVGGVDRCVSEFIRVSGSLLPDRVFLGYMPELLNGSRTLAGVPVRAQLLGSDPVSMAENAANLCRLNPEGIDLNFGCPAKTVNRHGGGASMLQDPEAIARLVTAVRHAVPAALPVSAKMRLGFHDRGLMRECAQAMAESGACEIVVHARTKLDGYRPPAYWELIPQIQQAVKVPVIANGEIWTVQDALRCREQSGCSDLMLGRGSVADPGLAWALRAAVAGGVAQADAVPSAQPPVVSWAQMLPRLQRFWDLVCRDLNPGQRAGRLKQWLNLMRRRYPEAEEAFQTVRVMTNQQVVGDWIRAQHARHGVDWALSDPASLPHVVDR; translated from the coding sequence ATGAAACTGTTGCTGGCCCCGATGGAAGGGCTGCTGGACTTTGTGCTGCGCGATGTGCTGACCCAGGTGGGCGGCGTGGACCGCTGTGTGTCGGAATTCATCCGCGTCAGCGGCTCGCTGCTGCCCGACCGGGTGTTCCTGGGCTATATGCCCGAGCTGCTCAACGGCAGCCGCACGCTGGCGGGCGTGCCAGTGCGGGCGCAGCTGCTGGGTTCGGACCCGGTTAGCATGGCCGAGAACGCCGCCAATCTGTGCCGCCTGAACCCCGAGGGCATCGACCTGAATTTCGGCTGCCCGGCCAAGACCGTGAACCGCCATGGGGGCGGGGCTTCGATGCTGCAGGACCCGGAAGCCATTGCCCGGCTGGTGACCGCCGTGCGCCATGCCGTGCCGGCGGCGCTGCCGGTGTCGGCCAAGATGCGCCTGGGCTTCCACGACCGGGGCCTGATGCGCGAATGTGCCCAGGCCATGGCGGAGAGCGGGGCCTGCGAGATCGTGGTCCATGCCCGCACCAAGCTGGACGGCTACCGCCCGCCGGCCTACTGGGAGCTGATTCCGCAGATCCAGCAGGCAGTCAAGGTGCCGGTGATTGCCAACGGCGAGATCTGGACCGTGCAGGATGCGCTGCGCTGCCGCGAACAATCGGGCTGCAGCGATCTGATGCTGGGGCGTGGCAGCGTGGCCGACCCCGGGCTGGCCTGGGCGCTGCGCGCCGCCGTGGCCGGCGGTGTGGCCCAGGCCGATGCCGTTCCCTCCGCGCAGCCGCCCGTCGTGTCCTGGGCGCAGATGCTGCCGCGCCTGCAGCGTTTCTGGGACCTGGTGTGCCGTGACCTGAACCCCGGCCAGCGCGCCGGTCGCCTGAAGCAGTGGCTGAACCTGATGCGCCGCCGCTACCCCGAGGCCGAAGAGGCTTTCCAGACCGTGCGCGTGATGACCAACCAGCAGGTGGTGGGCGACTGGATCCGCGCGCAGCATGCGCGCCACGGGGTGGACTGGGCCCTCAGCGACCCTGCCAGCCTGCCGCACGTCGTCGACCGGTAA
- a CDS encoding methyltransferase gives MLQWQHQGKDFQAAWHSESGAPAPRRLQVVDDSLPADTAYRLACEGTSLLWQGDFQNARHLLDALKRRLDKPVRAESAKARHQRRQAGAQADAPTFPHAFHLYRQSQAQRARVLNSLLVVVQPDYVISLRRAPDWRLAFNEAWGAAAVLKGPRVVALRELLGVVAAHEWRKKGVPMPLLGDDVRVHAHYGVFSPVRGEYLDLVAEAPLPEAGEALAFDIGVGTGVLSALLLQRGVQRVVATDLSPRAISCAKDNFRRMGLSDQVDLQTCDLFPEGKAGLIVCNPPWLPGKATTTLEQSVYDPDSRMLRGFLQGLRAHLAPQGEGWLILSDLAEHLGLRSRAQLETWIAEAGLAVAGKLDTRPHHGKVQDAHDALHSARAQEVTSLWRLVAQ, from the coding sequence ATGCTGCAATGGCAACACCAGGGCAAGGATTTCCAGGCAGCATGGCACAGCGAAAGCGGTGCCCCGGCACCGCGCCGGCTGCAAGTGGTGGACGACAGTCTGCCCGCGGATACCGCCTATCGCCTGGCCTGTGAAGGCACTTCCCTGCTGTGGCAGGGCGACTTCCAGAACGCCCGCCACCTGCTGGACGCGCTCAAGCGCCGTCTGGACAAGCCGGTGCGTGCCGAGTCTGCCAAGGCCCGGCACCAGCGGCGCCAGGCCGGAGCCCAGGCCGATGCGCCCACCTTTCCCCATGCCTTTCACCTGTACCGCCAGTCCCAGGCCCAGCGCGCCCGCGTGCTGAACAGCCTGCTGGTGGTGGTGCAGCCCGACTACGTCATCTCGCTGCGCCGCGCGCCCGATTGGCGGCTGGCCTTCAACGAAGCCTGGGGGGCGGCTGCCGTCCTCAAGGGCCCGCGTGTGGTGGCCTTGCGGGAATTGCTGGGGGTGGTCGCCGCGCACGAGTGGCGCAAGAAAGGCGTGCCCATGCCCTTGCTGGGGGACGATGTCCGTGTGCATGCGCACTACGGTGTGTTCTCTCCGGTGCGGGGCGAGTACCTGGATCTGGTGGCCGAAGCCCCGCTGCCGGAAGCCGGCGAAGCCCTGGCTTTCGACATTGGCGTGGGAACCGGCGTGCTGTCGGCGCTGCTGCTGCAGCGTGGCGTGCAGCGCGTGGTGGCCACTGACCTGTCGCCCCGCGCCATCTCCTGCGCCAAGGACAACTTCCGCCGCATGGGGCTGAGCGACCAAGTGGATCTGCAGACCTGCGACCTGTTCCCCGAAGGAAAGGCCGGCCTGATCGTCTGCAACCCGCCCTGGCTGCCGGGCAAGGCCACGACCACGCTGGAGCAGTCGGTCTACGACCCCGACAGCCGCATGCTGCGCGGTTTTCTGCAAGGTCTGCGCGCCCATCTGGCACCGCAGGGTGAAGGCTGGCTGATCCTGTCCGATCTGGCCGAGCATCTGGGCCTGCGCAGCCGTGCACAGCTCGAAACCTGGATTGCCGAGGCCGGTCTTGCCGTCGCCGGCAAGCTGGACACCCGTCCCCACCATGGCAAGGTCCAGGATGCCCACGATGCGCTGCACAGCGCCCGTGCCCAGGAAGTCACCTCGCTGTGGCGTCTGGTGGCCCAATAA
- a CDS encoding GNAT family N-acetyltransferase, with amino-acid sequence MSSYQVRPATLRDAKAIAQIHTSSAQEVYRGIVPDDQLKAMSSVEKRQAYWREAIEYCEPQVQVAIDGDKIVGFVGFDRSRDEKSRQTTGEIWAIYAAPTHWDQGVGVALWDAARDGLVEEGCTNVTCWVPLRNERALRFHESAGFKREMTTAKTAVVGGVKIEEVRLKRALS; translated from the coding sequence ATGTCCAGTTACCAGGTCCGTCCCGCTACGCTTCGCGATGCGAAGGCCATCGCACAGATCCACACTTCGTCCGCCCAGGAGGTTTACCGAGGTATCGTGCCAGACGACCAATTGAAGGCCATGTCGTCGGTAGAGAAGCGCCAGGCCTATTGGCGCGAGGCCATTGAATATTGTGAGCCCCAGGTGCAGGTTGCCATTGATGGCGACAAGATCGTGGGCTTTGTCGGTTTTGACCGTTCCCGTGACGAGAAGTCGCGCCAGACCACCGGTGAGATCTGGGCCATCTACGCGGCCCCGACCCATTGGGACCAAGGCGTGGGCGTGGCCCTGTGGGATGCCGCCCGTGACGGTCTGGTCGAAGAAGGCTGCACCAACGTCACCTGCTGGGTGCCGCTGCGCAATGAACGCGCTCTGCGCTTTCACGAGTCCGCCGGCTTCAAGCGCGAGATGACCACGGCCAAGACCGCGGTCGTCGGTGGTGTCAAGATCGAGGAAGTGCGCCTCAAGCGCGCCTTGAGCTAA
- a CDS encoding coniferyl aldehyde dehydrogenase produces MNPVSPLQQAFDLQYLASRQHLEVPAMLRKERLLRVQRMLDEHGPVLTAAVQADFGIRSPQLTEFADLLVLRSQLKQALRRLERWMRPRHVWTPLHLLPARARIERQPLGVVGIISPWNYPLQLSLGPAITALAAGNRVMLKPSELAPHTAAQLAAAVEQYFAPDEFCVVQGDSYLSSQFAGLHFDHLMFTGSTAVGRRVAQAAAVHLTPTTLELGGKSPCILASDCDMAQAALRVAHGKLLNAGQTCIAPDYVLLPRGQEAAFEQAYRQAVAQLFPRIVGNPDYASIIHQRHLVRLRNLLQQAQSLGAQVQVIDPALGQQAAAPSWGDAAQRQMLPTLVWNVQPTMTLMQEEIFGPILPVVPYDRLDDAIAAINAGPRPLALYWFGKDEKARDTVLRRTVSGGVTVNDTLLHVAHDNLPFGGVGDSGWGAYHGEQGFLRFSHQKAVCLQGRWSAVQWLYPPYGARFDKIMALLRRWV; encoded by the coding sequence ATGAACCCAGTTTCCCCCCTGCAACAGGCTTTCGACCTGCAATACCTGGCCAGTCGCCAGCACCTGGAAGTGCCGGCCATGTTGCGCAAGGAGCGTTTGCTGCGCGTGCAGCGCATGCTGGACGAGCATGGCCCCGTGCTCACCGCAGCCGTGCAGGCCGACTTTGGCATCCGTTCGCCGCAGCTGACCGAGTTTGCCGACCTGCTGGTGCTGCGATCCCAGCTCAAGCAGGCACTGCGCAGGCTGGAGCGCTGGATGCGCCCCCGCCACGTCTGGACCCCGCTGCACCTGCTGCCGGCGCGTGCGCGCATCGAGCGCCAGCCGCTGGGCGTGGTGGGCATCATTTCCCCCTGGAACTACCCGCTGCAGCTGTCGCTGGGCCCGGCCATCACCGCGCTGGCTGCGGGCAACCGCGTGATGCTCAAACCCAGCGAACTGGCGCCGCACACCGCGGCCCAGCTGGCGGCGGCGGTCGAGCAGTACTTTGCTCCGGACGAGTTCTGCGTGGTCCAGGGCGACAGCTATCTGTCCAGCCAGTTTGCCGGCCTGCATTTCGACCATTTGATGTTCACCGGCTCCACCGCAGTGGGCCGGCGCGTGGCCCAGGCCGCGGCTGTGCACCTGACGCCGACGACCCTGGAGCTGGGAGGAAAGTCGCCCTGCATCCTGGCTTCCGACTGCGACATGGCACAGGCGGCGCTGCGCGTGGCCCATGGCAAGCTGCTCAATGCCGGCCAGACCTGCATTGCGCCCGACTACGTGCTGCTGCCCCGTGGGCAGGAGGCGGCTTTCGAACAGGCCTACCGCCAGGCGGTGGCGCAGCTGTTCCCGCGCATCGTGGGCAACCCGGATTACGCCTCCATCATCCACCAGCGCCACCTGGTGCGGCTGCGCAATCTGCTGCAGCAGGCCCAGAGCCTGGGGGCCCAGGTGCAGGTGATTGACCCTGCCCTGGGGCAGCAGGCGGCGGCCCCCAGCTGGGGGGATGCCGCACAGCGCCAGATGCTGCCCACCCTGGTGTGGAATGTACAGCCCACGATGACGCTGATGCAGGAGGAGATCTTCGGCCCCATCCTGCCCGTGGTGCCCTATGACCGGCTGGACGATGCCATTGCCGCCATCAATGCCGGGCCGCGCCCGCTGGCGCTGTACTGGTTCGGCAAGGACGAAAAGGCGCGCGACACCGTGCTGCGCCGTACCGTGAGCGGCGGTGTCACGGTGAATGACACCCTGCTGCATGTGGCCCATGACAATCTGCCTTTTGGCGGTGTGGGAGACAGCGGCTGGGGCGCCTACCATGGCGAGCAGGGGTTCCTGCGCTTTTCGCACCAGAAGGCGGTGTGCCTGCAGGGGCGCTGGTCTGCCGTGCAGTGGCTGTACCCGCCCTATGGCGCCCGCTTCGACAAGATCATGGCCCTGCTGCGCCGATGGGTGTGA